A window of Caldilineales bacterium genomic DNA:
CCTGCTCTGCGTGGGTACTTCTGGCAAGGTAGGTTTCAATCCCCTACTAATCGGGGCTAGAACTGGGACAGTAGAGGTAAGTGGGGAGGGAGGATCGTTTTGGATTAAGTTTCAATCCCCTACTAATCGGGGCTAGAACTGGGACTACACCCAAGGGGAACCCCTGCTCGATCTCCTGGAGGATGGGAGTTTCAATCCCCTACTAATCGGGGCTAGAACTGGGACTCTTCGACTATGAGCCTCAAAGGCCCGGACGTCAATGATGTTTCAATCCCCTACTAATCGGGGCTAGAACTGGGACCGCACCGACCAGATCGACCGTCGCCGCTGGAGGGCCCACACCGTTTCAATCCCCTACTAATCGGGGCTAGAACTGGGACGAGGGGGGCCCCGGACTGCCCGGGGTGACAGTAAAAAGTTTCAATCCCCTACTAATCGGGGCTAGAACTGGGACGACCAAGCCGATCGTCGCTACCATCCTCGAGAAGCTCGTTTCAATCCCCTACTAATCGGGGCTAGAACTGGGACCCGATCGTCGCTACCATCCTCGAGAAGCTCGGTTACGAGTTTCAATCCCCTACTAATCGGGGCTAGAACTGGGACGCAGTGCTCAATGCACTCGTGGACAACGGCGTACAGACACTCGGTTTCAATCCCCTACTAATCGGGGCTAGAACTGGGACATGGTGGCGAAATCCACTGACCTTAAGAGCGAGATCGAAGTTTCAATCCCCTACTAATCGGGGCTAGAACTGGGACGTCCGGAACACGTCCAGTGTCCAGATGAACAATGTCGTGTTTCAATCCCCTACTAATCGGGGCTAGAACTGGGACATGGAACCAAAAAGACGTTTCCGAGTAGTTAGAGTATATGTTTCAATCCCCTACTAATCGGGGCTAGAACTGGGACGGAGTCCCCAAGCGTCCCGGCGCATTTGGCCGTGGATAAGTTTCAATCCCCTACTAATCGGGGCTAGAACTGGGACCCTAGTTTGCCAATTACGGGAGCGTGGCCTACATCATTTTTAGCCATTTCCTACACTTTTTGCAGCTTATGGCCATCGACCACCTGCCGCCCACCTGCCTACAAAGCAAAAACGGATCACCCGTGAGCAAAAATTGGCAAAAAATCGGCCTCGAAAACCGCCTTCGCGACCAATTCGGATCACCGTGAGCAGCCTTCTCCAGCGCAAAAAAAACTCAAAAAACCTTGTTAAGCATTCCAAAACCACCCCATCATCCTACCACATCCACCCCGCCAACGCCAATCTCGCCCCCCACCCAATCACCCCCTGGCGGGACGACGCCTTCTGGCGTCGCCTTCTGGCGCCGCCTGCTGGCGTCGCCTGCTGGCGCCGCCCCTCCCCTCCCCACTACACCACCACATGCTCCTTCCGCTCCTGCGGCTTCCCTCGCCCCAACCCCTTGCGCGCCCCCTGGCAACCCTTGCACAACTCATAGAAACGCACATCATCCTCCTTGCCATTGATCACCTTCCCCAGCCTCTGCCGCAACTGCCCATAACTCACCCCCGTCAGCCAACACTCGAACACCGAATACTGCACCCGTTGCCCATAGCCCTCCAACGTCTTCATCACCTTCAGCCGCCGCCGGTCATCCGGCACATCATAACACACCACCACGAACACCTCCCGATCGGCCCGCCCTCCCATCTCCAGCGCCGAAACCGCCGCCGAAACCTTCTTCATCATCCACCTCCTGGCGGATTGCGAATTGCGAATTGCGGATTGCGAAATGGATCGATCACGAATGGCACGAATGGACGAATAGCACGAATAGAGGCAGTCATCAGTCATCAGTCATCAGTCATCAGTTACCAGTTACCAGTTACCGCCTGCGACTTGCCACCTGCCACCTGCCATCCTTCGTTTCACTCAGGACAAGCTCTGCGACTTGCCACCTGCCATCCTTCGTTTCACTCAGGACAAGCTCTGCCACCTGCCACCTGCCACCTGCCATCTGCCACCTGCCACCTGCCACTTGTCTACCTGTCTACCTGTCTACCTGTCTACCTGTCCCCCCCACCGCCCACCCCACCAACGCCTCATTCGCCAGCGCATCCGCCAACTGATTTCCCTCACGCGGGATCGCCGTAAACGTCACCTGCCGAAACTGCCGCACCGCCGCCACCGCCTGTTGATGCCACGGCCGCAGCCGGGCGCTGTGCACCAAAAACCGCCCCTCCATCTGCCCCACCACATTGGCGCTATCCATCCGGCAATGCACCACCTGCCGCCCGTGCTTGCGCGCCAACTCCAGCCCCAGCAGCAAACCCGCATACTCCGCCTCATTATTCGTCAGCGGCGGCAACCGTCGCCACCCCCAGGCCACGATCCGCCCATCCCCCTCGCGCAACACCGCCCCTGCCCCGGCCATCACCACCTCCCCACCCCGCCGCTGCGGGTCCGCCAGCCCCAAGGCGCCATCGCAAAACAACCACACCTCACTCACTTTGCCAAACATCTCCGCCTCTTTCTGCCACGTGAAAATCGGCCAGCGCTGCTCAATCCGCCTCTCGCCAGCCGCCATCCGTCTCAACCGCCAAAACTCAGCGCCAGCGGCCGATACGAACGACCCTGACCCAAAATCAACGCCGCCATCTGCCGCGCCTGCAACTCCAGACACCGCCGCAACGTCGTCTGCTCGCCGCTCAGCCCATAGCGCTCCTTCCCCTCCAGCCGCTCCTCATACGCCTCGATCAACACCGGCAACAGCGCCGGCCCCATCTCCACCGGGCGCTCCTCGTCCGCCCGCCGCCGATACTCGGCCAGCGGCAACCGCCCCTGCGCCAACAACCCCAGGCACACCCCATCCACCAGCGGCCGGAACTCCTCCATCAGATCGAGCAACAGCGAAGGCCGATTCGCCTCCAACGCATGGAAGAAACCCACATACGCATCCAGCCCCACCAACTGCGCCGCCGCCCCCACATCCTTCAGCAACAACGAATAGCCAAAACTCAGCGTCGCATTCCACGGATCCGGCGGCGGATAATAGGCCCGGCCATGAAAACCCCACGCCGGCGGAACCAGCGTCTTCAGCGCCTCGAAATAAAACGCCGCCCCCTTGCCCTCGAACCCTCGCAACTCATCCAACGTCCGCGCCTGCCCACTCCCCGTCGCCATCTGGCGGATACCCGGCAGCGCCCGGCTCAACGCCGGCTTCTCCTTGGCCAGCGCCTCCAACAACCGCCCCTGATTCTCCAACTTCCCGCGCACCACCGCCTGCGCCGTCGCCAACGTCGCCGCCGCATCATCACTCAGCCGCAGCTGCGCCTGCCGCAGCCGGGCATAGCGCAACCCACCCTGCAACAAACGGAAACGGAAACGACCGTGCGACGAATAGAAAACCACATCCACATCCTGCTGCACCAGCAACGTCGCCGCCTGCGTCGTCACCTGCACATTCCCATACACCACCACCTGCTCCAACTCACGCACTGCCGCCTCGTGCAGCGTCTCCTGCCCGCGCATCACCCGAATGCGCTCCCCCTCGCGCACCACCCGCGCCCCTTGTTCACGAACATAAAGCGTTGTCATCAGAAAACCTCCTCCACTGGGAAAGAAAAGCGAATTGCGAAATGCAAAGTGCGAAGTGCGAATTGCGAAATGGATCGATCACGAATGGCATGAATGGCATGAATGGACGAATGGCACGAATAGAGCCAGTTACCAGTTACCAGTTACCACTTGCGACCTGCGACCTGCCACCTGCCACTTGCCACTTGCCACTTGCCACCTGCCACTTGCCACCTGCCACCTGCCACCTGCCACCTGCCACTTGCCACCTGTCTACCTGCCACCTGTCTACCTCCCCTACAACACATACACCTCCCTCCGCACGAAAAAATGTCCCACGAACTTGAAACCCTGATCCACATGCACCACCCGCGTCTTGTGCACATTCAGCCGCAACTCCAGCCGCCCCAACTCCTGCCCGCACACCTTCAGCGCCGCCTCGGCCTCACCCTTACGCCGGCAACACACCACCAAATCATCCGCATAACGCACCAGCGCCAACCCCCGCCCCACCATCGCCCGGTCGAACTCGTGCAAATACACATTCGCCAACAGCGGCGACAGCACCCCACCCTGCGCCACCGCCGCCGCCGCCGGACGCCCACTGGCCGTATTCAGAATCCGCGCCTCCAACCAGGCCTCGATCAACCCCAGCACATGCCGATTCTGCACCCGCCTGGCCGTCAGCCGCAACAACCGCCCCCTGCGGATACTATCGAAACACGAATCGATATCGGCATCCACCACCCACTGCAACCCCTGATCGCGATGCGCCGCCACCTGCGCCGCCGCGTCCTGCGTCCCCAAACCGGGCCGAAAACCAAAACTCACCGGCAAAAACACACTCTCGAAACTCGGCGCCACGATATCATACACCGCCCGCTGCGCCACCCGGTCGCGCAGACACCACATCGCCAACGGCCGCAACCCCTCCTTCCGCTTCGGCACCAACACCTGCCGCACCACCTGCGGCC
This region includes:
- the cas1 gene encoding CRISPR-associated endonuclease Cas1; this encodes MTTLYVREQGARVVREGERIRVMRGQETLHEAAVRELEQVVVYGNVQVTTQAATLLVQQDVDVVFYSSHGRFRFRLLQGGLRYARLRQAQLRLSDDAAATLATAQAVVRGKLENQGRLLEALAKEKPALSRALPGIRQMATGSGQARTLDELRGFEGKGAAFYFEALKTLVPPAWGFHGRAYYPPPDPWNATLSFGYSLLLKDVGAAAQLVGLDAYVGFFHALEANRPSLLLDLMEEFRPLVDGVCLGLLAQGRLPLAEYRRRADEERPVEMGPALLPVLIEAYEERLEGKERYGLSGEQTTLRRCLELQARQMAALILGQGRSYRPLALSFGG
- a CDS encoding ribonuclease HI family protein; this translates as MFGKVSEVWLFCDGALGLADPQRRGGEVVMAGAGAVLREGDGRIVAWGWRRLPPLTNNEAEYAGLLLGLELARKHGRQVVHCRMDSANVVGQMEGRFLVHSARLRPWHQQAVAAVRQFRQVTFTAIPREGNQLADALANEALVGWAVGGTGRQVDR
- the cas2 gene encoding CRISPR-associated endonuclease Cas2 translates to MKKVSAAVSALEMGGRADREVFVVVCYDVPDDRRRLKVMKTLEGYGQRVQYSVFECWLTGVSYGQLRQRLGKVINGKEDDVRFYELCKGCQGARKGLGRGKPQERKEHVVV